Below is a genomic region from Virgibacillus dokdonensis.
ATGCCTGAACAAAAACTTACCATTGTCCCCGTTACATTACATTCCAAAAATGAAAATAGTACTGCATCCTATCCAGAGGGGCCGTCTTTCTATTCAACTTGCACCATCAAAATGGGCAAAGTTGATATTTCCTTCTCTAACGGCGTAGATGAGCACATCATTCAAACCATTATGAGGGAGTTGAAAAACCTATGAAATACGATTATACAAATGTCAAAAATATTTACATCATCTGTGGTAAGACAGATATGAGAAAGGGCATTGATGGACTAGCGACATTGGTTCAGGATTCTTTTGACCTTGACCCTTACGGAGATTCTATCTTCTTATTTTCCGGTTGGAGTAAGGACCGATATAAATGTTTATATTTTGATGGCAATGGCTTTGCCATGCTGTATAAACGTCTAGATAACGGAAAACTTCAATGGCCCAAAAACGAAAATGAGGTGCGAAATCTATCGCAACAAGAACTTCGATGGTTACTCGAAGGTTTATCCATGCAGCAGCCAAAGGCGATTCAACAATCACCAAAAAGTTTGTTCTAAAATTACTACAAATGCTTCACTCTTACGTTCAACATGGTATACTATAACTACCTTATTCGAACGGAAAGTGGTGAACTGGATGGTTAATACTTCTTCTAATCATGAGAATCCATCCGATAAATTAATTCGGCTTCTTGAAGAACAATTGGATCTTTCTAATCAACAAAACAAAGAATTATCGGAACAGGTTAAAGTGTTAACCGAGCAAGTTCGCCATTTAACAAAGCTTTTATATGGAGCTAAAACAGAGAAATCGAAATATAATGCGCCTGATGGGCAGACCTCCTTATTTGATGATGATTCAACTTTTACCGATTCTGAGCAGACAGAAGAACAAAGCCAACAGACGATTTCTTATACTGTTGTACGAAAGGTTCAAAAAAAACGAAATGATTCCTTACGTGCTGATGTCGAGGTAGAAGTGATCCACCATCATCCAAAAAATACAAACTGCACATGTTGCAATCGTCAAATGGTTGAGATTGGTGGCACCATGGTGCGTGAAGAAGCAACCTTTATTCCTGCGAAAATGAGGAAAGTGCAACACGTGGAACATGCCTATGAATGTAAAAACTGTAAAGGTGATGCATTCCAGCCAGCGCAAATTGAACGTGGCAAAGCACCGCAACCAGTCATTCAGCGAAGTATCGCTAGTCCCAGCGTTCTAGCCAAAGTCATCTATGATAAATTCATGCAATACGTACCCCTTTACCGGCAAGTAAAAGAATGGGAACGTTACGGCCTGAATACAAATGATAAAAATCTTTCTAATTGGGTTATCCGAACATCGCATGATTGGCTATTGCCTATTTATGACCATATGAAGCATAAGATGATGTCTAAATCGATTTTACATGTCGATGAAACGCATGGACAAATCATCAACCGATCCGATGGAAAATCCGGTCAATCCAACGCTTATAATTGGGTTTATCGAACAGTCCCTTGTCAAGGGCCAACCATC
It encodes:
- the tnpB gene encoding IS66 family insertion sequence element accessory protein TnpB (TnpB, as the term is used for proteins encoded by IS66 family insertion elements, is considered an accessory protein, since TnpC, encoded by a neighboring gene, is a DDE family transposase.), which codes for MKYDYTNVKNIYIICGKTDMRKGIDGLATLVQDSFDLDPYGDSIFLFSGWSKDRYKCLYFDGNGFAMLYKRLDNGKLQWPKNENEVRNLSQQELRWLLEGLSMQQPKAIQQSPKSLF
- the tnpC gene encoding IS66 family transposase codes for the protein MVNTSSNHENPSDKLIRLLEEQLDLSNQQNKELSEQVKVLTEQVRHLTKLLYGAKTEKSKYNAPDGQTSLFDDDSTFTDSEQTEEQSQQTISYTVVRKVQKKRNDSLRADVEVEVIHHHPKNTNCTCCNRQMVEIGGTMVREEATFIPAKMRKVQHVEHAYECKNCKGDAFQPAQIERGKAPQPVIQRSIASPSVLAKVIYDKFMQYVPLYRQVKEWERYGLNTNDKNLSNWVIRTSHDWLLPIYDHMKHKMMSKSILHVDETHGQIINRSDGKSGQSNAYNWVYRTVPCQGPTIVLFQSALSRARSVLKSFIEDYSGTIVCDGYSAYDKIEGVTFANCWAHVRRYWLKADSKNGRIGVTYCDDLYQLERQFKHLSPSERRKRRNKFSRPIVDKFLDWVDKSPFYGKSALAKAADYTLNRINGLKAFLKDGRIEMDNNPAENAIRPSVIGRKNWLFSVSEAGAKANAICLSIAETAKVNGIDFYRYLVKLLTDLPNLHIHRNPEVLNEYMPWSKMIQAECSK